Part of the Sodalinema gerasimenkoae IPPAS B-353 genome is shown below.
GAGCGAGTTTGACGATTTTGGCGGCTACGCGATCGCCGGACATGACACCCACGGGATTGAGGTTGCTCTTAAAGGGCCCCAAAATGAGTTTGCGGATAATGCAAGGAGAATCGAGGCGACGCAGGGTCACGAAATCCCCGAGGGTGCGTTTACTCAGTTCGTAGAGGGGACTGAAGGCGGGGTTGACTTCTGCTTCTGAGGTATTCACCCACAGTTCTTTACGGACGCGATCGCGATCGCTCTCAACGGTCTTTAAAAACTGTTCCATCAACCGCAATGCGGAGAAGGCGTTGACTTGATAAGACTGTTCAATAGCCTCGGGGCTGCGATCGCCATGAACATTAACGCCATGATTGATAATCAGGATGTCGATCCCCTGTAACTCCTGTTGTAGGGCGGCTTCCTGCCCCACCTGCCATTGTAGAGTAGGAATTGGATCGTCTGCATTATCGAGATAGATAGGCTGATCGCGCGACGTTAGGGCCACCACCTTCGCCCCTTGGGCCTGCAACTGCTGTAGCAAGGCTTGACCGAGAGTTCCTGAGGCCCCAGTGACAGCGATAGTTTTGCCTTTAAGGGAGAGTGCTGTTCCCATAACCTGATCCACCAAGGTTAATGTACTGCAAAAATAAGCGTTCTGATTCTCAAAGTGATGGCGCCAATGGTAGGGACGATTCACCCACCAACGGGAAGGAGGATTGAGAAACGGCCCCGGTAAATGGGTCATATCACTGACCTGATGGGCCCAGTTCCACCCCATCCCCCGGGCCATGGCCGCCAGGAGGAAAACCGCTGCATAGAGGCTTCCCAGAACGCATCCCCAGGCTAACGCAGGGGTGATGATTTGGGCTAACCCCCAGAAGGGAACACTCAAGGCAATCATCACACAGGCTTCGGGAACATCGTTGTACCACTGGGCCTGACGGTAAATTAATGCACTGTTGGGAGTCAGATCGGGGCGAAATACCCGATGATGCCAATTATGGAGTCGCCCCAGGGGGGTCCAAACATGGGCCAGGGCATGATAAAGATCCCGCACCACTTCAACCCAGAGGATTGCGCCGAATCCCCAAGCTGCGATCGCGCCCCAATAGCCCCAAGAAATGCTCGTCATCGTCTCCTGTCTGGCTCTCTAGCCACTGTATGATTGCAATATGATTGCGATATAATTTCGATATGATTGCGAGTCCAGGTCATTAAAACCCACGGGGAGATGCTATCACTGAAGCCTCGCCTTTCAATGGAGTCCGTTTTGAATTGAATCATAATTCGCGAGTCTCGGCTATAGGGGCAGTTGATCAAGGTCCCGATTTGAGCCAATTACCACCATGGCCAAACCTTTTTTGAGTTTAGCTTGGGGACTGGGGTTAATCTCAAATCCGTCATCTTTTCCCACTGCCAAAACACTGATCCCATGGGACTTACGTAAGTCCAATTCGGAGAGAGTTTTGCCCTCAAATTTGTCAGGAACGACGATTTCCACAATACTGTGGTTCGGGTCTAGTTCAAACTGTTCCAAGATTCTGGGACGGGTGAGGGCGCGGGCCAAGGCGCATCCCATCTCTCGTTCCGGGAAGACGACGCGATCGGCCCCGACTTTTTTTAGCAGTTTCTGGTGAACCTCAGAAGAGGCTTTGGTGACCACGTGTTTAACACCACCTTCTTTGAGGTTCAAGGTTGTAATAATGCTTTCGGCCAGGAAATTTCCAATGGCCACAATAACAATATCAAACTCAAATAGACCTGCTTCTTTCAGGGCAGAGGGTTCGGTGGTGTCTAGGCAGAGAACATGGTCGGCGATGCGATCGTTCAGGGCTAAATTCACTAACTTTTCATCGCGATCTACCGCCAAAACCTCGTAGCGATTCTCATGCAAGGTCGCACACACGGCACGCCCAAAGCGCCCTAAGCCAATTACAGCAAATTGCTTATTATTGTCCGGATGCCAACTTTTCAAAAAATTAAATGAGGATAGGTTCATGGTTGCTAGTCCGTAACGGGAATAAAGGAATTATGTAAATCAAGGTAAATGAAAATCAAGCAAATGAGGTCTAACCCGTTGAAGTCTAATTCTATAACACTCGCCTTGTAGGGGCAATCCTTTGGGATTTTACTAACCTAGGGGCAATCTCTTGGGGTTGTCCTCGTTATCCCACCAGCAAATCTTCATCAGGATACTCAAGGGCGCTGGGTTTGGGGTCCCCAAGTAGGGCCGCCATCAAAATCAGAATTCCGACCCGTCCAGCATACATTAAGAGAGTGATCACTAAAGCTCCAAATATAGAAAACTGACTGGTAATACCGGTTGACAAGCCGACTGTTGCAAAAGCCGATATGGTTTCAAAGAAAATACCAATAAACTCTAAGTTTGGTTCCGAGATAGCCAGTATTATTGTTGAAAGCGTCACAACTGATATGGAGCCTACTGCAACGGCAACAGCTTTCATAATCAGTTCGATGGGAATACGACGTTCGTAAATAACAGCATTTTCTCGCCCTTGCAAGACCGATTTTGTACAAGTAATCAACACTCGAAACGTCGTCGTTTTAATACCTCCACCCGTACTTCCGGGGCTAGCGCCAATAAACATCAAAGCAATGGTTAAAAATAATCCAGCTGTGGTCATTCCTCCAACATCAATACTATTAAATCCTGCGGTTCGAATGGTCACAGATTGAAACCAAGCCGCGAGAAGTTTATTAGGCCAAGATAAGCCAAGTAAGGTATTTGGATTGTATAACTCACTCACAAAAAATCCAAAAAATCCAACAATAAGCAACATCAGAGTGGTACTGGTAACAATTTTAACATGGAGGGAAAAGCGGAATCGTTTTGAACTTTTCTTGAGTTTACTTTGCAGCGCAAAAAAAGCTTCCATCATCACCTGATAGCCGATTCCCCCTAAAATAATCAAAGGGCTAATGATCCAAGTCATTCGAGCTACATTAGCATAGCCCATTAGACTGTCTTCAAACAAACTAAATCCAGCATTATTAAAGGCGCTAATACTATGAAAAATGGACTGCCAAATTCCTGTTCTCCAACCCGATTCGGGTACAAAAATGGTCATCAAGCCAAAGATGCCAGTCAGTTCTAAAATAATTGTCAATCCGACAATAGACTTAAGGAGTTGCGATACACTGGATAAACCGGCTGAATCAAGGGAGTCTTGTAGAGCAATACGATAACGAACCTTAGAACGACGACCTAGTAAAATCAGGAGGAAGGTGTTGGCGGTCATATATCCCAAGCCCCCGACCTGAATCAATGTCAGGATAATTAATTGCCCCCAGAAGGAATAATAGCTGCCGGTATCCACCACAATTAAGCCGGTGACACAGGTTGCTGAGGTGGCAGTAAATAGGGCAGTTACCAGGGAATTCCAACTCCCGTCAGTGAGGGATAGGGGAAACATTAATAATATGGTTCCAATGGTGATGACACTGAGGAAGCCTAAACAGATGGTTCGCGCAACGGTCATGGACGGAGGCGGGTGAAAATAAATGGCATTGTAGTATCTTAGCGAGGTTTGCCAATTCTGAAATTTTTAGCAAAATTTTGCCTCAATTTGGCGCACGGCGGTGAGGGCTGAGTAGCTGACACCGGCGGTTCCTTCGCCGGGATGGGTGCAATCGCCCACCAGCCAGAGGTTGCCTGTGGGGGTGCGGTTGGCGAAGCCAAAGGGGCCAAAGGTACTGACTCGCTGGCCAATGCCGCCGACGACGCCGGCATCACGGCCGGTAAAGTGGGCAAAGGTGCGCGGGGTGGCGGCTTCGATATGGATGAGGTGATGGGGGGAGAGATCGAAATAGCTGCTTAGACGGGCGATCGCCTCCTGGGTATAGTGGTCTTTAAGCTGGTCGTAATCATCGCTGTTCCACCATTGCTGCACATCGGTAAAGGTGGAGGCGATTAGGGTAGCCTGTCCTTCGGGGGCCCGACCATCGCCGGGACGACTGACGGAGACAAAGAGGGAGTTATTCTCGGCGATTTCCCCCTCGCCGTCATAGAAGAATTGCAGATGGGGCGGACAATCGGGGGGGATGGCGGCCTCGTCAACCCCTAGATAAATGACAAAGGCCCCGGAGGCGGGGGGCAGTTTATCAACGCGGCGACGGTAGCCGGAGGGGGGATTGTCGAGGAGTTGGACGAGGTTCTGCACGGTGACGTTGGCGATGACGATATCGGCGGGTTCAGTCCAGGTTTCCTCGGTTTTCAGGTGACGGACGGTGACGCCAGTGACTTGGTTGTTGTGGGTATGGATGGCTTCGACGCGATGACCCATCTGGAGAGTCCCGCCATCGCGTTCTAGGGCTTGTTGGAGGCGATCGCTCAACACCTGCATACTCCCCTCTAGGTGATAGAGTCCCTGGGGGGTTTGGGAGACGCCGAGGGCAGTGGCGGCATAGAGGAGGGCGGTGTCTTCGGCCTCGACTTGGGAGTAGAGTTTCAGTTGGAGGTCTAGGAAGGTGCGGAGGCGGCGATCGCCCTCAAGACTAAACCAGCGTAGGGCATCGCCAACGGTCCAAAAGGTAAAGGGAACGGTCACCAGGGTTCCGGGGCGAACGGCCCCCAGTAAGCGGCTGATATCCCAGAGGTTGCGGGGGGGAAGGACGGGATCGCGTCCCTGAAAGGCCCAACTGGCGCGAAATAGGGTTCTCATCAGTTGCCAGAATGGCTCGCTACCGGGAAATTGCCGTTGTTGTTCCTCTCGCCAGCGTAGGGGATCTCGCCAAACGTTGATGGGTTCGGTTTCTCCGGGGAGATAGACGGCACAGGCGGGATCGCAGGGGGTTGCGGCTGGGAGGGGGATGTGCAGTTCCTTAAAGATGCGATGGTGAATGCCTCCGGGTTCTAGGCCAGCCACTTGAGTCGCCCCCACGTCGAAGGTGAAGCCTCGCCGTTTGAAGGTGGAGGCACAACCCCCTGGCACGATAGCCGAGTCAAACACCTTGACAGAGTAGCCACGATGTGATAGAAGAGCGGCGGCGGTGAGTCCTCCAATGCCCGCACCAATGACGATAATTTCCTGGGGTTTGGGCGAGTTATTCATGGAATCTTGACAATTGAGAAAATTTTTATCTAAGTTTACCTTTCTTAATACTTAAAGTAACTTAAACTGGAAAAGAGGGTTTGCAGTTTTGTGGTGCAAACTCTCGCTGTATCGACCTCTTGTCGATTGTTCACTTCAAGCGCTCATGACTTCTACTCTCCTCAGTCGCCCCGCTAATTTTTCCCTCAATGCCCCAACGATTCGTCAGTTTGCCAATGGCTTAACGGTCATTGCCGAGCAGGTTCCGGTTGACGCGGTGAATCTCAGTTTATGGTTCAATGTTGGCTCAGCCATCGAGCCAGATACGATGGTGGGGACAGCTCACTTCCTTGAACACATGATTTTTAAGGGCAGCGAGCGCCTGAAGATGGGGGAGTTTGAGCGTCGGATCGAGGCGCGGGGAGCCGTTATCAACGCTGCGACGAGTCAGGATTATACTCAGTTTTATCTCACCTGTGCGCCGCAAGATTTTGCCCGTTTAACGCCGTTACAACTCGATGTGGTGTTGAATCCCCAGATTGCGGACAAGGCCTTTGAGCGGGAGCGTCAGGTGGTGTTGGAGGAGATTCGCCGTTCTGATGATAATCCCCATCGTCGCAATTATCAGCGGGCGATCGAGTTGGCCTTTGCCGAGTTGCCCTATCGTCGTCCGGTGTTGGGATCGACGGAGATTGTGTCAGGGTTACATCCTGAGCAAATGCGGAATTTTCACCGCAGTTGGTATCGCCCGGAATCTCTGACAGCGGTGGCGGTGGGAAATCTGCCGGTGGAGGAGTTGGTGGCAACAGTGGCGAATGCCTTTGCGATGGTGTCTGAGGATGATTTGGCGATCGCCTGTCCGTTGCCGCCGCGATCGTTCCCCGCGCCGGAGTTGGGATTTTCTGAGGTGGTGCGCCGCGAGTATACCGATCCGACGTTACAACAGGCCCGGTTGAGTTTGTTATGGCGGGTTCCGGGGTTGGCGCAACTGGAGAAAACCTATGCGCTGGATGTGTTGGCGAGTATTTTAGGCCAGGGACGGACTGGACGTTTGGTGCGGGAGTTACGGGAGGAACGAGGGTTAGTGTCTCAGGTGGGGGCAGGAAATCTCAGTTATCGCCTCCAGGGATTGTTTCAGGTGGGTGGACAGTTGGCCGAAGTCCATCTCGACGAGGTGGAAGCGGCGATTATTGCTCAAGTGCGCCGTTTACGGGAGGAGTTGGTGTCGGAGTCGGAGATGGAGCGGATTCGTAAGCAGGTGGCGAATCGCTTTGTGTTTGGCAGTGAACGGCCGAGCGATCGGGCTAATTTATATGGCTATTTTCAGGCGTTGGTGGGGGATGTGGAACCGGCGTTGAGTTATCCCGAAGCGGTGCGATCGCTCACTCCTGAGGATTTACGGGAAGCCGCCCAAACCTACCTCTCTCCTGAGGCATTTGGGGTGGTGATTGTGCGTCCGGGCTAAGCTGGGGGATGGTATGGGGCGATCGGGGGGCGATCGGGCTGAGCCAGCCTAACATGGGATCAGTCCAGTCACACCACGATCTTATGAAGACGTTTACAGCCATTGTTGAGCGAGATTCTGAAACTCGCCTCTATGTGGGGTATGTTCCGGGATTTCCGGGAGCGCATTCCCAGGGTGAAACCTTGGACGAGTTGCAGGAGAATCTTCGTGAAGTCATTGAGATGCTCTTGGAAGATGAGGAGGTCTTGTTTGAGACGGAGTTTATTGGCACACAGCAGATTGTGGTGCAGTAAGCGATGAGTAATCTTCCCGTCCTCAAGCCGCAAGAGGTTGTACGTCTTCTCGAAGATCTCGGTTTTGTAGAAGTTCGTCAAAAGGGTTCACACAAGCAGTTTCGTCATGAGGATGGGCGGGGAACAACTGTTCCGTTTCATAAAGGGCGTGACATTTCTCCCAGACTGCTGCGGCAAATTGCCAGCGACATCGGATTAACGGTTGAAGAACTCTAGAGTGCCGGTGATGATAATCCCCACGGCTGCACCCCCAGAGAAATCCCCCCCCTGAAAAGTCAAAATTGCCATCATTTACGTCCATTTAGGGTCTTTAATGTCACCTAGTTGTCCGGGATTGTCTGAATCATTGCCATCTTTCCCCTCTGCGATCGCGAAGCGTCTCCAGAGGAGAATCGCTATAGAGACACACCGATCATATCCATCAAGCAAACCAGCGTCACCCTGAACATTGTTTTCTGGGCATGATTTCCATAGAGTCCATTTTCGGCTAGAGTGATTTAGACTATTTCTGCACAACCACCAATGCTCACTCTCATGAAATGGTTGCGAAAACCGATAAATTTGGTGTTAATCGGGGTCGCAACCACCCTATTCAGTATCTCTCAAGTGACGGTGTCTCAAGCCGTTGCCCCCCATGATACCTCTTATGAAATCTGGGGGTCTGACCAGTCTAACTCAGTCCCAGGTCTGGACAGTTTAGGCGTGGAAGGGGGATTGATTTGGATTTGGGACAGTCAGGACCTAGAACAGCAAATTGAATCCGGCATTCCGGCTCAACCGCTGGGCTGTGATGGCCAAAATCGCCCCGGAGATGGCCCTTGTGATGTCAAGGTTGTTTTCCCGCCCAACTTGGCTGAATACGACGAAAACCGCCCCACAGGGAAAACCCTAGGGGACTTACCGGGTCTGGGTCGTTTACATGGGATGTTAACTGACCCCCAACATAAATATCTCAATGTGAATTTATTCACGCCAGGGGGCGGTTATGTGGGGATTCTCGATGGAGAAACCAAAGAGGCGATCGCCCTATTTCGAGCCACTGCGACCAATGGAAGTGGCCCAGAACGTTCTGTGCATATGTCTTTTTGGAACTCCGACGGCAGCGCCCTATTCGTCGCTAACTTACATGGAAAAGTGTTAGAACGCATTGATATTGTCCGCAATCAACAGGACCAAATTATTGATGCGATTTATAACAAAACCGCCTCGTTAGGTGTTGGCAAAGGCATGGAAG
Proteins encoded:
- a CDS encoding bifunctional sterol desaturase/short chain dehydrogenase, with the translated sequence MTSISWGYWGAIAAWGFGAILWVEVVRDLYHALAHVWTPLGRLHNWHHRVFRPDLTPNSALIYRQAQWYNDVPEACVMIALSVPFWGLAQIITPALAWGCVLGSLYAAVFLLAAMARGMGWNWAHQVSDMTHLPGPFLNPPSRWWVNRPYHWRHHFENQNAYFCSTLTLVDQVMGTALSLKGKTIAVTGASGTLGQALLQQLQAQGAKVVALTSRDQPIYLDNADDPIPTLQWQVGQEAALQQELQGIDILIINHGVNVHGDRSPEAIEQSYQVNAFSALRLMEQFLKTVESDRDRVRKELWVNTSEAEVNPAFSPLYELSKRTLGDFVTLRRLDSPCIIRKLILGPFKSNLNPVGVMSGDRVAAKIVKLAQRDVRNIIVTINPVTWVLHPPKELMVSLYFRWLTRPYPVEETCANQDVSNRSSDPSSPPQ
- a CDS encoding potassium channel family protein, which produces MNLSSFNFLKSWHPDNNKQFAVIGLGRFGRAVCATLHENRYEVLAVDRDEKLVNLALNDRIADHVLCLDTTEPSALKEAGLFEFDIVIVAIGNFLAESIITTLNLKEGGVKHVVTKASSEVHQKLLKKVGADRVVFPEREMGCALARALTRPRILEQFELDPNHSIVEIVVPDKFEGKTLSELDLRKSHGISVLAVGKDDGFEINPSPQAKLKKGLAMVVIGSNRDLDQLPL
- a CDS encoding TrkH family potassium uptake protein, coding for MTVARTICLGFLSVITIGTILLMFPLSLTDGSWNSLVTALFTATSATCVTGLIVVDTGSYYSFWGQLIILTLIQVGGLGYMTANTFLLILLGRRSKVRYRIALQDSLDSAGLSSVSQLLKSIVGLTIILELTGIFGLMTIFVPESGWRTGIWQSIFHSISAFNNAGFSLFEDSLMGYANVARMTWIISPLIILGGIGYQVMMEAFFALQSKLKKSSKRFRFSLHVKIVTSTTLMLLIVGFFGFFVSELYNPNTLLGLSWPNKLLAAWFQSVTIRTAGFNSIDVGGMTTAGLFLTIALMFIGASPGSTGGGIKTTTFRVLITCTKSVLQGRENAVIYERRIPIELIMKAVAVAVGSISVVTLSTIILAISEPNLEFIGIFFETISAFATVGLSTGITSQFSIFGALVITLLMYAGRVGILILMAALLGDPKPSALEYPDEDLLVG
- the crtD gene encoding C-3',4' desaturase CrtD — encoded protein: MNNSPKPQEIIVIGAGIGGLTAAALLSHRGYSVKVFDSAIVPGGCASTFKRRGFTFDVGATQVAGLEPGGIHHRIFKELHIPLPAATPCDPACAVYLPGETEPINVWRDPLRWREEQQRQFPGSEPFWQLMRTLFRASWAFQGRDPVLPPRNLWDISRLLGAVRPGTLVTVPFTFWTVGDALRWFSLEGDRRLRTFLDLQLKLYSQVEAEDTALLYAATALGVSQTPQGLYHLEGSMQVLSDRLQQALERDGGTLQMGHRVEAIHTHNNQVTGVTVRHLKTEETWTEPADIVIANVTVQNLVQLLDNPPSGYRRRVDKLPPASGAFVIYLGVDEAAIPPDCPPHLQFFYDGEGEIAENNSLFVSVSRPGDGRAPEGQATLIASTFTDVQQWWNSDDYDQLKDHYTQEAIARLSSYFDLSPHHLIHIEAATPRTFAHFTGRDAGVVGGIGQRVSTFGPFGFANRTPTGNLWLVGDCTHPGEGTAGVSYSALTAVRQIEAKFC
- a CDS encoding M16 family metallopeptidase is translated as MTSTLLSRPANFSLNAPTIRQFANGLTVIAEQVPVDAVNLSLWFNVGSAIEPDTMVGTAHFLEHMIFKGSERLKMGEFERRIEARGAVINAATSQDYTQFYLTCAPQDFARLTPLQLDVVLNPQIADKAFERERQVVLEEIRRSDDNPHRRNYQRAIELAFAELPYRRPVLGSTEIVSGLHPEQMRNFHRSWYRPESLTAVAVGNLPVEELVATVANAFAMVSEDDLAIACPLPPRSFPAPELGFSEVVRREYTDPTLQQARLSLLWRVPGLAQLEKTYALDVLASILGQGRTGRLVRELREERGLVSQVGAGNLSYRLQGLFQVGGQLAEVHLDEVEAAIIAQVRRLREELVSESEMERIRKQVANRFVFGSERPSDRANLYGYFQALVGDVEPALSYPEAVRSLTPEDLREAAQTYLSPEAFGVVIVRPG
- a CDS encoding type II toxin-antitoxin system HicB family antitoxin translates to MKTFTAIVERDSETRLYVGYVPGFPGAHSQGETLDELQENLREVIEMLLEDEEVLFETEFIGTQQIVVQ
- a CDS encoding type II toxin-antitoxin system HicA family toxin, with protein sequence MSNLPVLKPQEVVRLLEDLGFVEVRQKGSHKQFRHEDGRGTTVPFHKGRDISPRLLRQIASDIGLTVEEL